The following are encoded together in the Candidatus Methylomirabilis oxygeniifera genome:
- the modB gene encoding Molybdenum ABC transporter (permease protein) (Evidence 2a : Function of homologous gene experimentally demonstrated in an other organism; Product type t : transporter): MLQIPLAPLLLSMKIAGLATVAALILGTPIAWLLARGRFPGRAVLEAIVMIPLILPPTVTGYYLLLLIGRQGLLGRLMGQWLNIGIMFTWKAAVLASTIAALPLFIKATQGAFEGIDRRIEDAGRTFKPVLIVLCTITLPLAWRGILAGSILAFARAMGEFGITLMIAGSIPGRTQTLALAIYDAVQANQPQEANAMSILATAAVLLILALVGRMTKVKY; the protein is encoded by the coding sequence ATGCTTCAGATTCCGCTGGCGCCTCTGCTCCTATCGATGAAGATTGCCGGTCTTGCGACGGTAGCCGCGCTGATTCTCGGCACGCCGATCGCCTGGCTGTTGGCGCGAGGCCGCTTTCCAGGCAGGGCAGTCCTGGAGGCGATCGTTATGATTCCACTCATCTTGCCGCCTACCGTCACGGGCTATTACCTGTTGCTGCTGATTGGCCGACAAGGGTTGCTGGGACGTCTCATGGGGCAGTGGCTGAACATCGGTATCATGTTCACGTGGAAAGCTGCTGTTCTCGCCTCGACTATCGCCGCACTGCCGCTGTTCATTAAGGCTACCCAAGGGGCATTTGAAGGGATCGACCGCCGGATCGAAGATGCGGGCCGGACGTTCAAACCTGTCCTGATTGTGTTGTGCACGATCACCCTGCCGCTGGCGTGGCGGGGTATTCTGGCCGGCTCGATCCTGGCGTTTGCTCGAGCCATGGGGGAGTTTGGCATTACGCTGATGATCGCCGGGAGCATCCCGGGACGGACCCAGACACTTGCTCTCGCGATTTATGATGCGGTTCAGGCGAATCAGCCCCAGGAGGCGAACGCCATGTCGATCCTGGCGACGGCGGCCGTCCTGCTGATTCTGGCGCTGGTCGGACGCATGACGAAGGTCAAATACTGA
- a CDS encoding Molybdenum ABC transporter ATP-binding protein, with product MLDLALDRRLPGFHLRTQLVIGDGITALYGPSGSGKSLTLLAIAGLIRPTSGTIRINGRSVFDANAGIDLAPHLRRVGLVFQEYALFPHKTVSGNLSFGLPRGTPKSKAADRVNETLHLLRLDSFAQHYPYQLSGGQRQRVALGRALIGRPEILLLDEPFSALDPAVREMLRQELLQMLADYQGTILLVTHDLQEAYLMASTIAIIDGGKVLQMGTREEVLHQPRTRRVAEHTSAKNILRGIACRDSDNTWDIVWRGHHLRVDGPEPSAAGEVEFCIRPEDVRLVWPDRVERRVNLLRGRIVHELGRGLDYLLFISLTDGGDPGKYDLEIQVRSRLYDLMTLYVGKEVWLSLPPDRLRLLAPDE from the coding sequence ATGCTCGATCTTGCGCTCGACAGGCGACTGCCGGGATTCCACCTCCGGACGCAACTTGTGATCGGCGACGGGATCACGGCATTGTATGGCCCGTCGGGATCGGGGAAGAGTCTGACGCTCCTGGCTATTGCCGGCCTGATCAGACCGACCTCCGGGACGATACGCATCAACGGTCGGAGTGTCTTCGATGCGAACGCCGGTATCGATCTGGCGCCGCATCTGCGACGCGTAGGTCTGGTCTTCCAGGAGTATGCCCTCTTTCCGCATAAGACGGTATCGGGGAATCTTTCGTTTGGGTTGCCTCGAGGGACGCCTAAGAGTAAAGCGGCCGACCGGGTCAACGAGACGCTGCATCTCCTGAGGCTGGATTCGTTTGCGCAGCATTATCCGTATCAGCTCTCAGGCGGACAGCGGCAGCGCGTGGCTCTTGGACGCGCCCTGATCGGTCGTCCTGAGATCCTGTTGCTGGACGAGCCGTTCTCTGCTCTTGATCCGGCTGTCCGCGAGATGCTCCGCCAGGAGTTGCTTCAGATGCTGGCCGATTACCAGGGTACGATCCTGCTTGTGACCCACGATCTGCAGGAGGCCTATCTTATGGCATCCACCATCGCGATCATCGATGGCGGCAAGGTGCTCCAGATGGGAACCCGGGAAGAGGTGCTCCATCAACCGCGGACCCGGCGCGTGGCCGAGCATACCAGCGCGAAGAATATCTTGCGTGGTATCGCCTGCCGCGACTCGGACAACACCTGGGATATTGTCTGGCGAGGGCATCATCTGCGGGTGGATGGCCCGGAGCCGTCGGCTGCTGGGGAGGTAGAATTCTGCATCCGACCGGAGGATGTACGGTTGGTATGGCCGGACAGGGTGGAACGGCGTGTCAACCTCCTGCGCGGCCGAATCGTCCATGAACTCGGGCGTGGTCTTGATTACCTGCTCTTTATCAGCCTCACCGATGGAGGTGATCCCGGCAAGTACGACCTGGAAATCCAGGTTCGAAGCCGACTGTACGACCTGATGACACTGTATGTGGGAAAAGAGGTATGGCTGTCATTACCGCCGGACCGTCTACGTCTGCTGGCTCCAGATGAATGA
- a CDS encoding ABC-type tungstate transport permease protein, which produces MELIWQGTKQAVLLLLYGDPEVLRIMLLSLQISGIATLLSLLIGIPIGTILALSRFPGRGIAISLVNTGMGLPPVVVGLFVSIFLWRSGPLGFLELLYTPTAMILAQLVIAAPVVTGLTVAAIQQLNPRLRMQLMGLGASRLQVVCLLLKEARLPLLAALMAGFGAVISEIGASMMVGGNISRQTRVLTTATVLETSRGNFDMAIALSLLLMLLTFGVNVTLTWIQQRGRTP; this is translated from the coding sequence ATGGAGCTGATCTGGCAAGGCACCAAGCAGGCTGTCCTGCTGCTTCTTTACGGCGACCCGGAGGTGCTGCGGATCATGCTGCTGTCGCTGCAGATCTCCGGGATCGCGACCCTGCTCAGCCTGCTGATAGGCATTCCTATCGGCACCATCCTGGCCCTGAGCCGCTTCCCAGGGCGAGGCATCGCTATTAGCCTGGTCAATACCGGCATGGGCTTGCCGCCGGTCGTGGTCGGCCTCTTCGTGAGCATCTTTCTCTGGCGGAGTGGGCCGCTTGGCTTCCTGGAACTGCTCTACACACCCACCGCTATGATCCTTGCTCAACTGGTAATCGCCGCCCCGGTCGTGACCGGCCTCACGGTCGCCGCCATTCAGCAGTTGAATCCGCGACTACGTATGCAACTTATGGGGCTTGGCGCATCGAGACTTCAGGTTGTCTGTCTCCTCCTTAAAGAGGCGCGGCTGCCGCTCCTGGCGGCGCTGATGGCCGGCTTCGGTGCAGTCATCTCCGAGATTGGCGCTTCCATGATGGTAGGCGGCAACATCTCCCGGCAGACGCGGGTGCTCACCACCGCCACTGTCCTTGAAACCAGCAGAGGGAATTTCGACATGGCGATCGCGCTTTCTCTCCTGCTGATGCTTCTGACCTTTGGCGTCAACGTGACCCTCACCTGGATCCAGCAACGGGGGC